From Patescibacteria group bacterium, a single genomic window includes:
- the rpsU gene encoding 30S ribosomal protein S21 — translation MPEVKRRKNESFEAFLRRVKKRWQQSGKILQVKKIQFYERPKNKNMRKKSALHRLAVAQKMEYLKKIGRLPEEPKKFGR, via the coding sequence GTGCCAGAGGTAAAAAGAAGGAAGAATGAGTCCTTTGAGGCGTTTCTGCGCAGAGTAAAGAAGAGATGGCAGCAATCCGGTAAAATATTGCAAGTAAAGAAGATTCAGTTTTATGAACGTCCGAAGAATAAAAACATGCGCAAGAAAAGCGCCTTGCATCGTCTTGCTGTTGCCCAAAAAATGGAATATTTAAAGAAAATCGGCAGATTGCCGGAAGAGCCAAAGAAATTTGGCAGATAA